A genomic stretch from Bosea sp. F3-2 includes:
- a CDS encoding NADH-quinone oxidoreductase subunit C, with protein MSPETALIRTLVAERFGGAIEDLGFAHGVHAFAALPEMIVELCRFLKEHPALRFNFLSDICGVDHYPELPRYEAVYHLYSLPNKWRVRIKCRLGDPPRVPSVTGVWRTANWHEREAWDMYGIRFEGHPDLRRIYMWEGFEGFPQRKDFPLRGYKDALNPFGAEGPPPTQPDLATRDIPGGGRSTPRS; from the coding sequence ATGAGCCCGGAGACGGCCCTTATCCGCACCCTGGTCGCGGAGCGTTTCGGCGGCGCAATCGAGGATCTTGGCTTCGCGCATGGCGTTCATGCCTTTGCCGCTCTGCCCGAGATGATCGTCGAGCTTTGCCGCTTCCTGAAGGAGCACCCGGCGCTGCGCTTCAACTTCCTGTCCGACATCTGCGGGGTCGATCACTATCCCGAGTTGCCGCGCTACGAGGCCGTCTACCATCTCTATTCGCTGCCGAATAAGTGGCGCGTCCGGATCAAGTGCCGCCTCGGCGATCCACCTCGCGTCCCGTCGGTGACGGGCGTCTGGCGCACCGCCAATTGGCATGAGCGCGAGGCCTGGGACATGTACGGGATCAGGTTCGAGGGCCATCCCGATCTGCGCCGGATCTATATGTGGGAGGGGTTCGAGGGCTTTCCGCAGCGCAAGGACTTTCCGCTCCGGGGCTACAAGGACGCGCTGAACCCCTTTGGGGCCGAAGGTCCGCCGCCGACGCAGCCCGACCTCGCCACCCGGGACATTCCAGGAGGAGGCCGCTCCACGCCGAGGAGTTGA
- a CDS encoding NADH-quinone oxidoreductase subunit N — translation MTAAALSQSALASLPEIIVIAGACILLILGEVVRKGQGAFLLWASVAIVLAAASATLMLAGEARPAYAGMFVADRFAVFFKAVFYLTAMLTFLLSQKYAEIERIESCEYYVLLLLALSGMMIMASAVDLLSIYVGLELLVLCTYVLTGFLRRQRRSNEAALKYVILGAVSTGIFLYGVSLVYGLTGTTRLDGMAAALTGAPLDPGLLLAVVFIVAGLVFKVGAVPFHMWVPDVYEGAPTTVTAFMSVGPKAAGFAVILRVFLNPLVAASEVWIIVAAIAVATMALGSFVALVQDNFKRLLAYSSIAHAGFALFGIAAGGVEGSASVMLYLLIYAFMNLGIFASVIVMRSGDAAGEMIEEYAGLAKTHRGLALLMLLFLFSLAGIPPTAGFFAKFYILVALVDRGFVALAVIAVLLSTVAAYFYIRVVMLLYMREPKGAFAPALTPAVRIALAITAAGTIGIGLFPAWFLRLAQHSVFGG, via the coding sequence ATGACGGCCGCCGCGCTGTCCCAGTCGGCCCTTGCGAGCCTGCCCGAGATCATCGTGATCGCCGGCGCCTGCATCCTGCTGATCCTCGGAGAGGTGGTGCGGAAGGGGCAGGGGGCTTTCCTGCTCTGGGCCTCCGTCGCGATCGTGCTGGCCGCCGCTTCGGCCACGCTGATGCTGGCAGGCGAGGCGCGGCCCGCCTATGCCGGCATGTTCGTCGCCGACCGCTTCGCGGTCTTCTTCAAGGCGGTATTCTACCTCACCGCCATGCTGACCTTCCTGCTCTCGCAAAAATACGCCGAGATCGAAAGGATCGAGAGCTGCGAGTACTACGTCCTGCTGCTGCTGGCGCTGTCTGGCATGATGATCATGGCCTCGGCGGTCGACCTCCTATCGATCTATGTCGGGCTCGAACTGCTGGTGCTGTGCACCTATGTGCTGACCGGATTCCTGCGGCGGCAGCGACGCTCGAACGAAGCGGCGCTGAAATATGTGATCCTCGGCGCGGTCTCGACCGGGATTTTTCTCTACGGCGTTTCGCTGGTCTACGGGCTCACCGGCACGACGCGGCTGGACGGGATGGCTGCGGCGCTGACGGGGGCTCCGCTCGACCCCGGATTGCTGTTGGCCGTGGTCTTCATCGTCGCCGGGCTGGTCTTCAAGGTCGGCGCCGTGCCCTTCCATATGTGGGTGCCGGACGTCTATGAGGGCGCGCCGACGACGGTCACCGCCTTCATGTCCGTGGGTCCCAAGGCGGCGGGTTTCGCCGTGATCCTGCGGGTCTTCCTCAATCCGCTGGTTGCGGCATCCGAGGTCTGGATCATCGTCGCGGCCATCGCGGTGGCGACGATGGCGCTCGGCAGCTTCGTCGCCCTGGTGCAGGACAATTTCAAGCGCCTGCTCGCTTATTCCAGCATCGCCCATGCCGGCTTTGCCCTGTTCGGCATCGCGGCCGGCGGCGTAGAGGGCAGTGCCAGCGTAATGCTCTATCTGCTCATCTACGCCTTTATGAATCTCGGCATCTTCGCCAGCGTCATCGTCATGCGCAGCGGCGATGCTGCGGGCGAGATGATCGAGGAATATGCCGGGCTCGCCAAGACGCATCGCGGGCTGGCGCTTCTGATGCTGCTCTTCCTGTTTTCGCTGGCCGGAATTCCGCCGACGGCCGGGTTTTTTGCCAAGTTCTACATTCTGGTCGCGCTCGTCGATCGTGGCTTCGTCGCGCTGGCGGTGATCGCGGTCCTGCTCAGCACTGTGGCCGCCTATTTCTACATCCGCGTTGTCATGCTGCTCTATATGCGCGAACCGAAGGGCGCCTTCGCCCCGGCGCTGACGCCTGCGGTCCGCATTGCGCTCGCCATCACCGCGGCGGGCACCATCGGCATCGGCCTGTTTCCGGCGTGGTTTCTGAGGCTTGCTCAGCATTCCGTGTTCGGCGGCTGA
- the nuoD gene encoding NADH dehydrogenase (quinone) subunit D: MTEVTELSRPEGEALDTREVLLNLGPQHPSTHGVLRLVLELEGEYVARVDPHIGYLHRGTEKLAESFTYTQIFPLTDRLDYLCPPSNNLAFALAVEKLLGIEAPIRAQYIRVLMAELARISGHLLITGALPMDLGAMTAMLYAMREREMIMDLLEMISGARMHTSFCRVGGVREDLPDGFFPKIREFCDIFPNRIRDYERLLEDNRVFLKRTQGIGVISAEDGIDLGISGPNLRASGVDWDLRRDEPYEIYDRLDFNVITREEGDCYARWRCRVDEMRESVRIIEQCVEQMPEGPFQIDMPTIAFPVNKDRVHCSMEALIQHFDLSAYGFKVPKGEVYSAIEAPKGELGFYIISDGSPKPYRMKVRAPSFVNLQALFGVSNARYLADMIAVLGSLDPVMAEVDK, encoded by the coding sequence ATGACCGAGGTCACGGAACTCAGCAGGCCGGAAGGTGAAGCCCTCGACACCAGGGAGGTGCTTCTTAACCTCGGCCCGCAGCATCCGAGCACCCATGGCGTGCTGCGGCTCGTCCTGGAGCTGGAGGGCGAATATGTCGCGCGCGTCGACCCGCATATCGGCTACCTCCACCGCGGCACCGAAAAACTGGCCGAGAGTTTTACCTACACCCAGATCTTTCCGCTGACCGACCGGCTCGACTATCTCTGCCCGCCCTCGAACAATCTGGCCTTCGCGCTGGCGGTCGAGAAGCTCCTGGGCATCGAGGCGCCGATCCGCGCGCAATATATCCGCGTGCTGATGGCCGAGCTGGCGCGGATCTCTGGTCATCTGCTGATCACCGGCGCGCTGCCGATGGATCTGGGCGCCATGACCGCCATGCTTTACGCCATGCGCGAGCGCGAAATGATCATGGACCTCTTGGAGATGATCAGCGGGGCGCGGATGCACACCTCCTTCTGCCGGGTCGGCGGGGTGCGCGAGGATCTGCCCGACGGGTTCTTCCCCAAGATCAGGGAGTTCTGCGACATCTTCCCGAACCGCATCCGCGACTATGAGCGTCTGCTCGAGGACAACCGGGTGTTCCTGAAGCGCACCCAGGGGATCGGCGTGATCTCCGCCGAGGACGGCATCGACCTTGGCATCAGCGGCCCGAACCTGCGGGCCTCGGGTGTCGACTGGGACCTGCGCCGCGACGAGCCCTACGAGATCTACGACCGGCTCGATTTCAACGTCATCACCCGCGAGGAGGGCGACTGCTATGCGCGCTGGCGCTGCCGGGTCGACGAGATGCGCGAGAGCGTGCGGATCATCGAACAATGCGTCGAGCAGATGCCCGAGGGGCCGTTCCAGATCGACATGCCGACCATCGCCTTCCCGGTGAACAAGGACAGGGTCCACTGCTCGATGGAGGCGCTGATCCAGCATTTCGACCTATCGGCCTATGGCTTCAAGGTGCCGAAGGGCGAGGTCTATTCGGCGATCGAGGCGCCGAAGGGAGAGCTCGGCTTCTACATCATCAGCGACGGCTCGCCAAAACCCTACCGCATGAAGGTGCGGGCGCCGTCCTTCGTGAATCTCCAGGCTTTGTTCGGGGTCAGCAATGCGCGCTACCTGGCGGACATGATCGCCGTGCTGGGCAGCCTCGATCCCGTAATGGCAGAGGTCGACAAGTAG
- the nuoE gene encoding NADH-quinone oxidoreductase subunit NuoE, giving the protein MNMREQILAAAKRYPDQRSAIMPALLIAQKEHGYLPGPVLEEVADILGVERIWVYELATFYTLFHTERVGRFHLQLCDNLSCMLRGSEELLRHLEAELGISKGGTTPDGLFTLSTVECLGACEMAPVMQVGDDYHGDLDIARLDALLDRLRRAAGQAAGAEPAAAAAPGE; this is encoded by the coding sequence ATGAACATGCGCGAACAGATCCTGGCGGCGGCTAAGCGCTATCCCGACCAGCGCTCGGCGATCATGCCCGCGCTGCTGATCGCGCAGAAGGAACATGGATATCTGCCCGGCCCGGTGCTGGAGGAGGTCGCCGACATCCTCGGTGTCGAGCGGATCTGGGTCTACGAGCTCGCGACCTTCTACACCCTCTTCCATACCGAGCGGGTGGGGCGGTTCCATCTGCAGCTCTGCGACAATCTCTCCTGCATGCTGCGCGGCTCCGAGGAGTTGCTAAGGCATCTGGAGGCGGAGCTCGGAATCAGCAAAGGCGGCACGACCCCGGACGGGCTGTTCACGCTCTCGACCGTCGAATGCCTCGGCGCCTGCGAGATGGCCCCGGTGATGCAGGTCGGCGACGATTATCACGGCGACCTCGATATCGCGCGGCTCGACGCGCTCCTCGACAGGCTGCGCAGGGCAGCGGGGCAAGCGGCAGGCGCCGAGCCCGCAGCTGCCGCAGCGCCGGGAGAGTAG
- a CDS encoding NADH-quinone oxidoreductase subunit A has translation MTATEFLPVLVMAAGIILVAAATLSVSSLLRPSNPYAVKNMPYECGMDPAGEAAGGRFRVQFFVLAILLVVFDVETMFLFPWAVVLKEIGLVGYVEMVVFMLLLLVGFAYAWLKGALEWEV, from the coding sequence ATGACCGCAACGGAATTCCTGCCGGTTCTTGTGATGGCTGCCGGAATTATTCTGGTGGCGGCTGCGACGCTTTCTGTTTCCTCGCTGCTGCGCCCGAGCAATCCCTATGCGGTGAAGAACATGCCCTATGAATGCGGCATGGACCCGGCGGGCGAAGCCGCTGGCGGCCGCTTCAGGGTGCAGTTCTTCGTCCTCGCGATCCTGCTGGTCGTCTTCGATGTCGAGACGATGTTCCTGTTTCCCTGGGCCGTCGTCCTGAAGGAGATCGGGCTCGTCGGCTATGTCGAGATGGTCGTCTTCATGCTGCTGCTTCTGGTGGGCTTTGCCTATGCCTGGCTGAAGGGAGCGCTGGAATGGGAAGTCTAG
- the nuoG gene encoding NADH-quinone oxidoreductase subunit NuoG has translation MLHVTIDERLLEVEPGSTVLQAAERLGIEIPTFCYLKRLPPLASCRMCLVEIEGQRRLQPACATAVSDGMVVRTNTQLIEDTRSSMLDMLLANHPLDCPICDKGGECELQNLVMAYGPRESGFRDEKRVFHSEDIRLSPVVIMNVNRCIQCQRCVRMCEEVVGAVALGTVEKGMDTAVTGFEGSLASCDQCGNCIEVCPVGALMSFPYRYKARPWDLVETDTVCLHCGTGCQLTVGTRKGEFMRVRSKWEHGLNRETLCVRGRFGLDFVESGDRIERPMIRRDGALVAVSWDEADEHLRQRLSAVAGKAAGGLASPRLPNEVLYQFQKLMRTVFRTNNIDSASRWATPCDVLGPLLAAFYTRAPVEELIGRDCVLIIGGNVTEENPVTEYMLRDAARRRQAVLLMLSARPSRLDADARVVARVPPGGEATGLAAVVAGMMAADQGLPADGMAGGDAAILDDTDGDGPRRLAAALLAGRSVTVLVGVDILRSPEARATLQQLTTLLRMLRALGKDPALQFLFDRANQLGAWDMGVLPTLLPGLRPLSDDAARRALEQGWGAEIPSEPGLDFDAMLALCQSGRMGALYIVGSDPLLAYPDRDFVRRALSAADLLIVQDAFLTDTAELADIVLPAAAYGEENGSFTNNEGRAQRVRKFRVAPFEARGNLALFDFVAALRSEAWRPSTQGEIFDEIARLVRAYQGLTQEALGIDGAFTRAIPMPPVGELFAPPPIATAADGLMLITGNCLFHNGYLSERSEILNTVAADPYVEMGAQDAAHLGLSEGDQVVVRSACGELTAQLKLNKHFPAGLVFIPENYRALHLNSLMRRGEYPCPVEVQKANAAFEAAATAVHAVDAENPGGAP, from the coding sequence ATGCTGCATGTCACGATCGATGAACGGCTGCTGGAGGTGGAGCCCGGCTCGACGGTGCTGCAGGCGGCCGAGCGCCTTGGCATCGAGATCCCGACCTTCTGCTATCTGAAGCGGCTGCCGCCGCTGGCCTCCTGCCGCATGTGCCTTGTCGAGATCGAGGGGCAGCGGCGGCTGCAGCCTGCCTGTGCCACCGCCGTCAGCGACGGCATGGTGGTGCGCACGAACACGCAGCTGATCGAGGACACGCGCTCCTCCATGCTCGACATGCTGCTCGCCAACCATCCGCTCGACTGCCCGATCTGCGACAAGGGCGGCGAGTGCGAGCTTCAGAACCTTGTGATGGCCTATGGGCCTCGCGAGAGCGGCTTCCGGGACGAAAAACGCGTGTTCCACTCCGAGGACATCCGCCTCAGCCCGGTCGTCATCATGAACGTCAACCGCTGCATCCAGTGCCAGCGCTGCGTCCGGATGTGCGAGGAGGTCGTCGGTGCGGTCGCCTTGGGCACTGTCGAAAAAGGCATGGATACCGCCGTCACCGGCTTCGAGGGCAGTCTCGCGAGCTGCGACCAATGCGGCAACTGCATCGAGGTCTGTCCGGTCGGCGCGCTGATGAGTTTTCCCTATCGCTACAAGGCGAGGCCCTGGGATCTGGTCGAGACCGATACGGTTTGCCTGCATTGCGGCACTGGCTGCCAGCTCACCGTCGGCACGCGCAAGGGCGAGTTCATGCGGGTGCGCTCGAAATGGGAGCACGGGCTCAACCGCGAGACGCTCTGCGTGCGGGGGCGCTTCGGCCTCGATTTCGTCGAGAGCGGGGACAGGATCGAGCGGCCGATGATCCGCCGTGACGGCGCTTTGGTTGCGGTCTCCTGGGACGAGGCGGACGAGCATCTGCGCCAGCGCCTGTCGGCCGTCGCGGGCAAGGCAGCGGGCGGGCTGGCCTCGCCGCGCCTGCCCAATGAGGTGCTCTATCAGTTCCAAAAACTGATGCGGACGGTGTTCCGGACCAACAACATCGACAGCGCGTCGCGGTGGGCCACGCCCTGCGACGTGCTCGGCCCGTTGCTGGCGGCATTCTATACCCGCGCGCCGGTGGAGGAGCTGATCGGCCGCGATTGCGTGCTGATCATCGGTGGCAATGTCACCGAGGAGAACCCGGTGACCGAATATATGCTGCGCGACGCTGCCCGGCGGCGGCAGGCCGTGCTGCTGATGCTCTCGGCGCGCCCGAGCCGCCTCGATGCCGATGCCCGCGTCGTCGCGCGCGTGCCGCCCGGCGGCGAGGCAACGGGCCTCGCGGCGGTGGTGGCGGGGATGATGGCGGCAGATCAGGGCTTGCCGGCTGACGGCATGGCAGGCGGGGACGCTGCGATCCTTGATGACACCGACGGAGACGGGCCGAGGCGCCTGGCGGCGGCGTTGCTGGCCGGGCGCAGCGTCACGGTCCTCGTCGGCGTCGACATCCTGAGATCTCCCGAGGCGCGCGCGACGCTGCAGCAATTGACCACTCTGTTGCGGATGCTGCGCGCCCTCGGCAAGGACCCGGCGCTGCAGTTCCTCTTCGACCGCGCCAATCAGCTGGGCGCCTGGGATATGGGCGTGCTGCCGACGCTGCTGCCGGGTCTGCGTCCGCTCTCCGATGATGCGGCGCGCAGGGCTCTCGAACAGGGCTGGGGTGCCGAAATCCCCTCCGAGCCGGGCTTGGATTTCGACGCCATGCTGGCGCTCTGCCAGAGCGGGCGGATGGGGGCGCTCTATATCGTCGGAAGCGACCCGCTGCTGGCCTATCCCGATCGAGATTTCGTCAGACGGGCGCTCAGCGCCGCCGATCTCCTGATCGTGCAGGACGCCTTCCTCACCGACACGGCGGAACTCGCAGACATCGTCCTGCCTGCAGCGGCCTATGGCGAGGAAAACGGCAGCTTCACCAATAATGAGGGCCGGGCCCAGAGGGTTCGCAAGTTCCGCGTGGCCCCCTTCGAGGCGCGGGGCAATCTGGCGCTCTTCGACTTCGTCGCGGCGCTCCGCAGCGAAGCCTGGCGGCCCTCAACCCAGGGCGAAATCTTCGACGAGATCGCCCGGCTGGTTCGGGCCTATCAGGGATTGACGCAGGAGGCGCTCGGCATAGACGGAGCCTTCACCAGAGCGATCCCAATGCCGCCTGTGGGCGAGCTTTTCGCCCCGCCGCCGATCGCGACAGCGGCTGACGGCCTCATGCTGATCACCGGCAACTGCCTGTTCCACAACGGCTATCTCTCCGAGCGCTCGGAGATCCTGAACACGGTCGCGGCCGACCCCTATGTCGAGATGGGCGCGCAGGACGCCGCGCATCTCGGCCTGTCGGAGGGGGATCAGGTAGTGGTGCGCTCCGCTTGCGGCGAGCTGACGGCGCAGCTCAAGCTCAACAAGCATTTTCCCGCGGGCCTCGTCTTCATTCCGGAAAACTACAGGGCGCTGCATCTCAACAGCCTGATGCGGCGGGGGGAATACCCCTGTCCGGTGGAGGTTCAGAAGGCGAACGCCGCCTTCGAGGCCGCTGCCACTGCTGTTCACGCTGTGGACGCCGAGAATCCGGGCGGCGCGCCCTGA
- a CDS encoding NADH-quinone oxidoreductase subunit B gives MGSLGHTISDSVLFTTADSVIGWSRQSALWPETFGIACCAIEMISAGCARYDLDRFGVVFRPSPRQSDVMIIAGTVTRKFAPVVRRLYDQMPEPRWVIAMGTCAISGGVYNTYAVVQGAETFVPVDVHVPGCPPRPEALMHGFLLLQEKIKKSRALAGTRLERVLAP, from the coding sequence ATGGGAAGTCTAGGCCACACGATCAGTGACAGCGTGCTGTTCACCACGGCTGACAGCGTCATCGGCTGGAGCCGGCAGTCGGCGCTGTGGCCCGAGACCTTCGGCATCGCCTGCTGCGCCATCGAGATGATCTCGGCGGGCTGCGCCCGCTACGATCTCGACCGCTTCGGCGTGGTGTTCCGGCCGTCGCCGCGCCAGTCCGACGTGATGATCATCGCCGGTACGGTGACGCGGAAATTCGCGCCCGTGGTGCGCCGGCTCTACGACCAGATGCCGGAGCCGCGCTGGGTGATCGCGATGGGCACCTGCGCGATCTCGGGCGGCGTCTACAACACCTATGCCGTGGTGCAGGGCGCGGAGACCTTCGTGCCTGTGGATGTGCATGTGCCCGGCTGCCCGCCGCGGCCGGAGGCGCTGATGCACGGCTTCCTGCTGCTGCAGGAGAAGATCAAGAAATCCCGCGCGCTGGCCGGGACGCGGCTGGAACGGGTGCTGGCGCCATGA
- the nuoF gene encoding NADH-quinone oxidoreductase subunit NuoF, which yields MFEPVLLRNMDVADGHRLAAYESGGGYRGLAKALREHTPDEVIDVVKQSNLRGRGGAGFPTGLKWSFVPKRTAKPKYLCCNADEGEPGTFKDRIIMERDPHQLIEGLAISAYAIGAETAYVYIRGEYVLAIRRLEQAIAEAEAKGYLGRRILGSDFNFAIHIHCGAGAYICGEETAMLDSLEGKRAQPRLKPPFPAVEGLYASPTVINNVETLACVPHIVMRGAPWFRGIGPDKSPGPKLYCLSGHVRKPGLYELPMGISLRELVEEHAGGPLPGRRIKAVIPGGVSAPLIPERGLDVGMDFDSLSAIGSMLGSAGVIVIDDSTCMVKVATRIIEFFHHESCGKCTPCREGLNWVVKVLRRIEGGEGAPGDLEQLEALCKGIFGNTFCALGDGAAMGLRAALSHFKDEFADHIEQRRCPFH from the coding sequence ATGTTCGAGCCGGTGCTTCTCAGGAACATGGATGTTGCCGATGGCCACCGGCTCGCGGCTTACGAGTCAGGTGGCGGCTATCGGGGGCTGGCGAAGGCGCTGCGCGAGCATACGCCCGACGAGGTCATCGACGTCGTCAAGCAATCCAACCTGCGCGGCCGCGGCGGGGCCGGCTTCCCGACCGGGCTGAAATGGAGCTTCGTGCCGAAGCGGACGGCCAAGCCGAAATATCTCTGCTGCAATGCCGACGAAGGCGAGCCGGGCACCTTCAAGGACCGGATCATCATGGAGCGCGATCCGCACCAGCTGATCGAGGGGCTGGCGATCAGCGCCTACGCGATCGGGGCGGAAACCGCCTATGTCTACATCCGCGGCGAATATGTGCTGGCGATCCGGCGGCTGGAGCAGGCGATCGCCGAGGCTGAGGCGAAGGGCTATCTGGGACGGCGGATCCTCGGCTCGGATTTCAATTTCGCGATCCATATCCATTGCGGCGCCGGCGCCTATATCTGCGGCGAGGAGACGGCGATGCTCGACTCGCTCGAGGGCAAGCGGGCGCAGCCGCGGCTGAAGCCGCCATTCCCTGCCGTCGAAGGGCTCTATGCCAGCCCGACCGTGATCAACAATGTCGAGACGCTCGCCTGTGTGCCGCATATCGTGATGCGGGGAGCGCCCTGGTTCCGCGGCATCGGCCCAGACAAGAGCCCCGGCCCGAAACTCTATTGCCTGAGCGGGCACGTCAGGAAGCCGGGTCTCTACGAGCTGCCGATGGGCATCTCGCTGCGCGAGCTGGTCGAGGAGCATGCCGGCGGTCCGCTGCCCGGACGGCGGATCAAGGCGGTGATCCCCGGCGGTGTCTCGGCGCCGCTGATCCCGGAGCGCGGGCTCGATGTCGGAATGGATTTCGATTCGCTCTCCGCCATCGGCTCGATGCTCGGCTCGGCCGGGGTGATCGTGATCGACGACTCGACCTGCATGGTCAAGGTCGCCACCCGGATCATCGAATTCTTCCACCATGAGTCCTGCGGCAAGTGCACGCCCTGCCGCGAAGGGCTGAACTGGGTCGTGAAGGTGCTGCGCCGGATCGAAGGCGGGGAGGGCGCACCGGGCGATCTCGAGCAACTGGAGGCGCTCTGCAAGGGCATTTTCGGCAACACGTTTTGCGCGCTCGGCGACGGTGCTGCCATGGGGCTCAGGGCGGCGCTGTCGCATTTCAAAGACGAATTCGCCGACCATATCGAACAGAGGAGGTGCCCGTTTCACTGA
- a CDS encoding NADH-quinone oxidoreductase subunit M, which yields MGMPLLSLIIFTPAAGAAVLMFLRQDAAVRWTALGFAILDFALSLAMLAGFDTTTHAMQFTEVRPWVPALGISYALGVDGISALFVFLTALLGWICVLASWVAIERKVKEFMISLLMMQALMLGVFCALDLFLFYVFWEAMLIPMYLIIGIWGGEGRVYAAFKFFLYTLAGSLLFLVGVIVLYVHARSFDILALMGQELPFQLQSWLFFAFLVAFAVKVPMVPVHTWLPDAHVQAPTAGSIILAAVLLKMGAYGFLRFSLPMLPQASLHYAPLMLVLSVLAIVYGGLLALAQDDLKKLVAYSSISHMGFVTLGIFALNLRGLEGGILQMFNHGVTTGALFLFVGLIYERTHTRSIAEYGGLMKVAPVYTTFLALFTLSSMALPGTNSFVGELLVLSGGFGANLAAGAAAVLGALLGAAYLLGMYRKVALGPDRVSARHKILDLNARELAAILPLALLVLWVGLYPKPFLGIVDASVTHLLEQVHGKGGGP from the coding sequence ATGGGCATGCCCCTGCTCAGTCTGATCATCTTCACGCCCGCCGCGGGGGCTGCGGTCCTCATGTTTCTGCGCCAGGACGCTGCGGTGCGCTGGACGGCGCTCGGCTTCGCCATCCTCGATTTCGCTCTCAGCCTCGCGATGCTGGCGGGCTTCGATACGACGACGCATGCGATGCAGTTCACCGAGGTGCGCCCCTGGGTGCCGGCGCTCGGCATCAGCTATGCGCTCGGCGTCGACGGAATCAGCGCGCTCTTCGTCTTCCTCACCGCACTCCTGGGCTGGATTTGCGTGCTCGCCTCCTGGGTCGCGATCGAGCGCAAGGTGAAGGAATTCATGATCAGCCTGCTCATGATGCAGGCGCTGATGCTGGGGGTGTTCTGCGCGCTCGACCTCTTCCTGTTCTACGTCTTCTGGGAGGCGATGCTGATCCCGATGTACCTGATCATCGGAATCTGGGGCGGCGAGGGGCGGGTCTATGCTGCGTTCAAATTCTTCCTCTACACGCTGGCGGGCAGCCTGCTGTTCCTGGTCGGCGTCATCGTTCTCTATGTCCATGCACGGAGCTTCGATATCCTCGCCCTGATGGGGCAGGAACTGCCGTTCCAGCTGCAATCCTGGCTGTTCTTCGCCTTCCTGGTCGCTTTTGCGGTCAAGGTGCCGATGGTCCCGGTCCATACCTGGCTGCCGGACGCCCATGTGCAGGCGCCGACGGCCGGCAGCATTATCCTCGCAGCTGTGCTCCTGAAGATGGGGGCCTATGGTTTCCTGCGCTTCTCGCTGCCGATGCTGCCCCAGGCCTCGCTGCACTACGCGCCATTGATGCTGGTCCTGTCGGTGCTCGCGATCGTCTATGGCGGGCTGCTTGCCCTGGCGCAGGACGATCTGAAGAAGCTCGTCGCCTATTCCAGCATCAGCCATATGGGCTTCGTGACGCTGGGGATCTTCGCGCTGAATCTGCGCGGGCTCGAAGGCGGCATCCTGCAGATGTTCAATCACGGCGTTACGACGGGCGCGCTGTTCCTGTTCGTCGGCCTGATCTACGAGCGCACCCATACGCGCAGCATCGCGGAATATGGCGGGCTGATGAAGGTGGCGCCGGTCTATACGACGTTCCTCGCGCTGTTCACCCTGTCCTCGATGGCGCTGCCCGGCACCAATTCCTTCGTAGGCGAACTGCTGGTGCTGTCAGGCGGCTTCGGCGCCAATCTCGCCGCCGGCGCGGCCGCCGTCCTCGGAGCGTTGCTGGGGGCGGCCTATCTGCTCGGCATGTATCGCAAGGTCGCCCTCGGGCCCGACCGCGTCAGCGCACGGCACAAGATTCTCGATCTGAATGCCCGCGAACTGGCGGCGATCCTGCCGCTCGCCTTGCTGGTGCTCTGGGTCGGGCTCTATCCCAAGCCGTTCCTGGGCATCGTCGACGCCTCGGTGACGCATCTGCTGGAGCAGGTGCATGGCAAGGGGGGCGGACCATGA